One region of Rhodocaloribacter litoris genomic DNA includes:
- a CDS encoding DUF5916 domain-containing protein, with amino-acid sequence MLLLCLGLSSGWMGDGARVHAFPATRSSSGPSGFLQEARRLASTASPPVEEAERRVPAVRRRHPVTIDGRLDEAAWEQAPVIDRFLQRDPVEGAPPTERTAVRVLFDDDALYVGARLYDSAPDSIVARLGRRDADLESDRFVVFIDPFYDRRTGYYFGVNAAGTLYDGVLMNDDWDDDAWDGVWEGKVHLDEAGWSVEMRIPYSQLRFHRKDRYVWGINFRRDISRKNESDYLVYTPRQESGFVSRFYDLVGMEDITPRRQVEVMPYLTARAEFTDQPRGNPFDDGSRYVPGVGVDLKVGLTSNLTLNATVNPDFGQVEVDPAVVNLSDIETFFPEKRPFFIEGASVFNFGRGGASSNWGFNWGNPAFFYSRRIGRAPQGSLPEHDYADVSDGVRILGAAKLTGRIGSANVGTIQALTERGVAGVARGAERFSAEVEPLAYYGVFRAQQEFNEGRQALGFLGTVAQRDFREDWLRDEVNQAAYGFGLDGWTFLDDDRVWVLTGWLGATHVRGTRARMLALQQSALHYFQRPDLGAVAVDSNATGLTGTAGRLALNKQRGRFTVNAALGFISPGFDVNDLGFMWRTNVVNGHLATTLRWTDPTPWYRRLFWNAAVFRSLDFDGNTTWTGVWTSGFIQFLNYYGLWVMVAVNPETVNNTRTRGGPLTRNPPGVELGLEFETDSRKPLVFTLNAFTYRQPNEGNLSFGPGIEYKPASNLSLRVSPQLSLNREFAQYVGQFDDPTATHTFGKRYVFAELDQVTLSTSIRLNWTFTPTMSFQLFAQPFISSGDYAHYKELARPKSYDFITYGEAGTTFDPATRVADPDGEGPAPPLELPDLDFNFKSLRGTAVFRWEYRPGSTLFLVWTQARSDTEEHGEFRFSHSLRRLFDVRPDNIFMVKLTYWLSR; translated from the coding sequence CATGCTTTTCCCGCGACGCGTTCTTCCTCCGGCCCTTCGGGGTTCCTGCAGGAGGCCCGGCGGCTGGCCTCCACGGCGTCTCCTCCCGTGGAGGAAGCCGAAAGGCGCGTTCCGGCCGTTCGCCGCCGGCACCCGGTCACCATCGACGGGCGGCTCGACGAGGCTGCCTGGGAGCAGGCGCCCGTGATCGACCGGTTTCTCCAGCGCGATCCCGTCGAAGGAGCGCCGCCGACCGAGCGGACGGCCGTGCGCGTGCTCTTCGACGACGACGCGCTCTACGTCGGCGCCCGGCTCTACGACAGCGCACCGGACTCCATCGTCGCCCGCCTGGGCCGCCGCGACGCCGACCTGGAGTCCGACCGCTTCGTGGTCTTCATCGATCCCTTCTACGACCGGCGCACCGGCTATTATTTCGGCGTCAACGCCGCCGGCACGCTCTACGACGGTGTGCTCATGAACGACGACTGGGACGACGATGCGTGGGACGGGGTCTGGGAGGGAAAGGTACACCTCGATGAAGCGGGCTGGAGCGTCGAGATGCGCATCCCGTATTCGCAGCTTCGCTTTCATCGAAAAGACCGGTACGTCTGGGGCATTAACTTCCGGCGGGACATCTCGCGCAAGAACGAGTCGGATTACCTGGTCTACACGCCGCGGCAGGAGAGCGGCTTCGTCTCTCGCTTCTACGACCTCGTCGGGATGGAAGACATCACGCCGCGCCGCCAGGTCGAGGTGATGCCTTACCTGACGGCACGGGCCGAGTTCACCGACCAGCCCCGGGGCAATCCTTTCGACGACGGCTCGCGGTATGTGCCCGGCGTCGGGGTGGACCTGAAGGTGGGCCTGACGAGCAACCTGACGCTCAATGCCACCGTCAACCCCGACTTCGGGCAGGTGGAGGTGGATCCCGCCGTCGTCAACCTGAGTGACATCGAGACCTTCTTTCCCGAGAAGCGGCCCTTCTTCATCGAGGGGGCCTCCGTGTTCAACTTCGGCCGGGGCGGGGCCAGCAGCAACTGGGGCTTCAACTGGGGCAACCCGGCCTTCTTCTACAGCCGCCGCATCGGCCGGGCGCCGCAGGGAAGCCTGCCGGAGCACGACTATGCGGACGTCTCCGACGGGGTGCGGATTCTCGGGGCCGCCAAGCTTACCGGGCGCATCGGCTCCGCCAACGTGGGCACGATCCAGGCCCTCACCGAACGCGGCGTGGCCGGCGTGGCCCGCGGTGCGGAGCGCTTCTCGGCCGAAGTGGAGCCCCTGGCCTATTACGGCGTCTTCCGGGCCCAGCAGGAATTCAACGAAGGGCGGCAGGCCCTGGGCTTCCTGGGGACCGTCGCGCAGCGCGACTTCCGCGAGGACTGGCTCCGGGACGAGGTCAACCAGGCCGCCTACGGCTTCGGTCTCGACGGCTGGACGTTCCTCGATGACGACAGGGTGTGGGTCCTCACCGGATGGCTGGGTGCCACCCACGTGCGGGGTACCCGCGCGCGCATGCTCGCCCTGCAACAGAGCGCGCTCCACTACTTCCAGCGGCCCGACCTCGGCGCCGTCGCCGTGGACAGCAACGCCACCGGCCTCACCGGTACGGCCGGGCGCCTGGCCCTCAACAAGCAGCGCGGCCGGTTCACCGTGAACGCGGCGCTCGGCTTCATCAGCCCCGGCTTCGATGTCAACGACCTCGGCTTCATGTGGCGCACGAACGTCGTCAACGGGCACCTGGCCACAACCCTCCGCTGGACCGATCCCACGCCGTGGTACCGCCGCCTCTTCTGGAACGCTGCGGTCTTCCGCAGCCTGGACTTCGACGGCAACACCACCTGGACGGGCGTCTGGACCTCCGGCTTCATCCAGTTCCTCAACTACTACGGCCTCTGGGTGATGGTCGCCGTCAACCCCGAGACGGTCAACAACACCCGCACGCGCGGCGGCCCGCTGACGCGCAACCCCCCGGGCGTCGAGCTCGGTCTCGAGTTCGAAACCGACAGCCGCAAGCCCCTCGTCTTCACGCTGAATGCCTTTACCTACCGGCAGCCGAACGAGGGCAACCTCAGCTTCGGCCCGGGGATCGAATACAAACCGGCTTCCAACCTCTCGCTCCGGGTCAGCCCCCAGCTCAGCCTCAACCGCGAATTCGCCCAGTACGTCGGCCAGTTCGACGACCCGACCGCCACGCATACCTTCGGCAAACGCTACGTCTTCGCCGAGCTCGACCAGGTCACCCTCTCGACGAGTATCCGGCTGAACTGGACCTTTACCCCGACGATGAGCTTCCAGCTCTTCGCACAGCCCTTCATCTCCTCCGGCGACTACGCGCACTACAAGGAACTGGCCCGCCCGAAAAGCTACGACTTCATCACCTATGGCGAGGCGGGTACCACCTTCGACCCGGCGACGCGCGTGGCCGACCCCGACGGGGAGGGGCCGGCACCCCCGCTGGAGCTGCCCGATCTCGACTTCAACTTCAAGTCGCTGCGTGGAACGGCCGTCTTCCGCTGGGAATACCGCCCCGGCTCGACGCTCTTCCTGGTCTGGACGCAGGCGCGCTCCGACACCGAGGAGCACGGCGAATTCCGGTTCTCGCACTCGCTCAGGCGCCTCTTCGATGTCCGGCCGGACAACATCTTCATGGTCAAACTCACGTACTGGCTCAGCCGTTGA